A single genomic interval of Portunus trituberculatus isolate SZX2019 chromosome 41, ASM1759143v1, whole genome shotgun sequence harbors:
- the LOC123517010 gene encoding solute carrier family 22 member 6-B-like isoform X2, with the protein MGKWNIMYYFTIGAWRLALPHHALAGAFISPFVNHTCRLPAGIPSSSTTIASHNASMNTVRILSYDECSYWIEDVTTGRQEELPCTEWDYDNSTFSTTVTSEYNLVCERQYLRATYQSLYMGGFLIGSFFSGQLAYRYGRLTLIAISSVAYSVMALVSAWIPSLIILMVFRFLLGTMHPTSLVTGVVFSMEITEIKWRSTVSVVLGMMWGVGTILWGIFAYLERDWRWLQTFASLIGPAVLPFLFMLNESPRWLVVMGRHEKALLVIQKAARMNNKSLPPADKLLAIMTKVQEQSASKESKATSRSLGAMVCELLNQVIIIFSTIKLATVTVVTSIGFFTVAMIFFGLTLAASSLGISNPFLFMVISGLVELVCIFGIYFLEKMGRKRFAIFIFGLCAVALLLQPVVPADLQWISTTLIMTGKMASSSAFSLMFLYSSELYPTEVRTQGMGVGMMSSRVGAFIAPFIMSVLEVDHPWAISVVFGLMAAVASLSFLPLWETGNICLPDTIAQMEEPKEAAYHTPKGYKLVADGKDESGDTLTKV; encoded by the exons ATGGGAAAGTGGAACATCATGTACTACTTCACTATCGGTGCTT GGAGGCTAGCCCTTCCTCACCACGCCTTGGCCGGTGCTTTTATCTCGCCGTTTGTGAATCACACGTGCCGCCTTCCCGCTGGCATCCCCTCCAGCAGCACTACCATCGCCTCCCACAATGCCTCAATGAACACTGTCAGGATCTTGTCGTACGA CGAGTGCAGTTATTGGATAGAGGACGTAACCACGGGGCGCCAAGAGGAATTGCCGTGTACAGAATGGGACTATGACAACTCTACCTTTTCCACCACTGTCACATCTGAA TACAATTTGGTGTGCGAACGACAGTATCTCCGCGCGACCTACCAGAGTCTCTACATGGGAGGCTTTCTGATAGGGTCCTTCTTCAGTGGCCAGCTGGCTTATCG TTACGGACGGCTGACGCTGATCGCCATTTCGTCCGTGGCTTACTCTGTGATGGCTCTCGTGTCGGCGTGGATACCTTCCTTGATAATACTGATGGTGTTCCGATTCCTGCTGGGCACTATGCATCCCACCTCCCTTGTCACAGGAGTTGTCTTCT CGATGGAGATCACGGAGATTAAGTGGAGATCAACGGTGTCGGTGGTATTGGGGATGATGTGGGGTGTCGGAACAATACTGTGGGGTATTTTTGCGTACCTTGAAAGGGACTGGCGGTGGCTGCAGACCTTCGCGTCGCTGATCGGTCCAGCTGTTCTGCCTTTTCTGTT CATGTTGAACGAGTCCCCgcgctggctggtggtgatgggtcGACATGAGAAGGCCCTCTTAGTCATACAAAAAGCAGCGAGAATGAACAACAAAAGTCTGCCTCCAGCCGATAAGCTCCTTGCCATCATGACAAAAGTCCAGGAGCAG TCAGCTTCAAAGGAGAGCAAGGCCACCTCTCGGTCCCTTGGCGCTATGGTGTGCGAATTGCTGAACCAAGTCATCATCATATTCAG CACCATCAAGCTGGCTACCGTCACAGTCGTCACGAGCATCGGCTTTTTCACGGTGGCCATGATCTTCTTCGGCCTCACCCTCGCAGCCTCCTCATTGGGGATCAGCAACCCATTCCTCTTCATGGTGATTTCCGGCTTAGTAGAACTTGTTTGCATCTTCGGAATTTATTTTCTGGAAAAGATGGGCCGCAAGAGGTttgccatttttatttttggtcTGTGTGCAGTCGCCCTCCTGCTGCAACCAGTTGTACCTGCTG ACTTACAATGGATATCCACAACGTTAATAATGACTGGTAAGATGGCTTCCTCCAGCGCCTTCTCTTTAATGTTCCTGTACTCGTCTGAGCTGTATCCGACAGAGGTTAGGACGCAAGGCATGGGAGTCGGTATGATGTCTTCCCGCGTCGGCGCCTTCATCGCCCCGTTCATTATGAGTGTACTg GAGGTTGATCATCCGTGGGCGATCTCCGTGGTGTTCGGGTTGATGGCTGCTGTGGCCTCCTTGTCCTTTTTGCCGCTGTGGGAAACTGGCAACATCTGTCTACCGGACACCATAGCGCAGATGGAGGAACCGAAAGAAGCAGCCTACCACACACCTAA
- the LOC123517010 gene encoding organic cation transporter protein-like isoform X1, whose protein sequence is MKQKSVLLLLFVCAAAADETLLKGGEDFDTILTHIGMGKWNIMYYFTIGAWRLALPHHALAGAFISPFVNHTCRLPAGIPSSSTTIASHNASMNTVRILSYDECSYWIEDVTTGRQEELPCTEWDYDNSTFSTTVTSEYNLVCERQYLRATYQSLYMGGFLIGSFFSGQLAYRYGRLTLIAISSVAYSVMALVSAWIPSLIILMVFRFLLGTMHPTSLVTGVVFSMEITEIKWRSTVSVVLGMMWGVGTILWGIFAYLERDWRWLQTFASLIGPAVLPFLFMLNESPRWLVVMGRHEKALLVIQKAARMNNKSLPPADKLLAIMTKVQEQSASKESKATSRSLGAMVCELLNQVIIIFSTIKLATVTVVTSIGFFTVAMIFFGLTLAASSLGISNPFLFMVISGLVELVCIFGIYFLEKMGRKRFAIFIFGLCAVALLLQPVVPADLQWISTTLIMTGKMASSSAFSLMFLYSSELYPTEVRTQGMGVGMMSSRVGAFIAPFIMSVLEVDHPWAISVVFGLMAAVASLSFLPLWETGNICLPDTIAQMEEPKEAAYHTPKGYKLVADGKDESGDTLTKV, encoded by the exons ATGAAGCAGAAGAGCGTGCTCCTACTACTATTTGTCTGTGCTGCTGCCGCAG ATGAAACGCTTCTCAAGGGAGGTGAGGACTTCGACACCATACTCACACACATCGGCATGGGAAAGTGGAACATCATGTACTACTTCACTATCGGTGCTT GGAGGCTAGCCCTTCCTCACCACGCCTTGGCCGGTGCTTTTATCTCGCCGTTTGTGAATCACACGTGCCGCCTTCCCGCTGGCATCCCCTCCAGCAGCACTACCATCGCCTCCCACAATGCCTCAATGAACACTGTCAGGATCTTGTCGTACGA CGAGTGCAGTTATTGGATAGAGGACGTAACCACGGGGCGCCAAGAGGAATTGCCGTGTACAGAATGGGACTATGACAACTCTACCTTTTCCACCACTGTCACATCTGAA TACAATTTGGTGTGCGAACGACAGTATCTCCGCGCGACCTACCAGAGTCTCTACATGGGAGGCTTTCTGATAGGGTCCTTCTTCAGTGGCCAGCTGGCTTATCG TTACGGACGGCTGACGCTGATCGCCATTTCGTCCGTGGCTTACTCTGTGATGGCTCTCGTGTCGGCGTGGATACCTTCCTTGATAATACTGATGGTGTTCCGATTCCTGCTGGGCACTATGCATCCCACCTCCCTTGTCACAGGAGTTGTCTTCT CGATGGAGATCACGGAGATTAAGTGGAGATCAACGGTGTCGGTGGTATTGGGGATGATGTGGGGTGTCGGAACAATACTGTGGGGTATTTTTGCGTACCTTGAAAGGGACTGGCGGTGGCTGCAGACCTTCGCGTCGCTGATCGGTCCAGCTGTTCTGCCTTTTCTGTT CATGTTGAACGAGTCCCCgcgctggctggtggtgatgggtcGACATGAGAAGGCCCTCTTAGTCATACAAAAAGCAGCGAGAATGAACAACAAAAGTCTGCCTCCAGCCGATAAGCTCCTTGCCATCATGACAAAAGTCCAGGAGCAG TCAGCTTCAAAGGAGAGCAAGGCCACCTCTCGGTCCCTTGGCGCTATGGTGTGCGAATTGCTGAACCAAGTCATCATCATATTCAG CACCATCAAGCTGGCTACCGTCACAGTCGTCACGAGCATCGGCTTTTTCACGGTGGCCATGATCTTCTTCGGCCTCACCCTCGCAGCCTCCTCATTGGGGATCAGCAACCCATTCCTCTTCATGGTGATTTCCGGCTTAGTAGAACTTGTTTGCATCTTCGGAATTTATTTTCTGGAAAAGATGGGCCGCAAGAGGTttgccatttttatttttggtcTGTGTGCAGTCGCCCTCCTGCTGCAACCAGTTGTACCTGCTG ACTTACAATGGATATCCACAACGTTAATAATGACTGGTAAGATGGCTTCCTCCAGCGCCTTCTCTTTAATGTTCCTGTACTCGTCTGAGCTGTATCCGACAGAGGTTAGGACGCAAGGCATGGGAGTCGGTATGATGTCTTCCCGCGTCGGCGCCTTCATCGCCCCGTTCATTATGAGTGTACTg GAGGTTGATCATCCGTGGGCGATCTCCGTGGTGTTCGGGTTGATGGCTGCTGTGGCCTCCTTGTCCTTTTTGCCGCTGTGGGAAACTGGCAACATCTGTCTACCGGACACCATAGCGCAGATGGAGGAACCGAAAGAAGCAGCCTACCACACACCTAA